A segment of the Zonotrichia albicollis isolate bZonAlb1 chromosome Z, bZonAlb1.hap1, whole genome shotgun sequence genome:
gcgcccagcaggagcctggcgGGAGGCTCTGCCTCTCCCAAAGTGGAGGCACGAGTGGGTCTGAGCAGGAACTGCTGCTGGCAAGCTCGATCCGGGTGAGCAGGAAGCCGCTCATGAAGAGCCCGATACCagcaaaaaagagaaagcaaaccCAGGCCAGGAAAAGCACCACTGGCCACCGCTGCATCCTAGAGGGAAGGATAGGCAGGCTCAGTCCCCAGCGGCTCTACCTGGGCACGCACCTACCAGCGCCCAACCCTGGCCCGGCACCGCTCCCTCCCTACCAGCGCCCAACCCTGGCCCGGCACCGCTCCCTCCCTACCAGCACCCATCCCTGGCCCAGCACCTCCCACACCCGCCTGTCTCGGAGTAATCCCGATCAGCCTGCCTTGACTTTACTTGGTCGCACTCCGTGTCCGGCAACTGCCCCACGCACTTCCTTGTATCCCCTCCTGAACGGGAGCCGAGTCCTGCTCCCTCCCGACTGCCCAGCACCCTCTCGACACCCCTTGCCCTTCGCCGGTATCCCCATCCCCTTCCCGACACTCCATTCCCCTTCACACATCCCCATTCCCCTTCACAcacccccagtccctcccctgCACCCCCGACTCCCGGTCCGCCACTTCACACTCGCGCCACCCTTGTGTCCCCCGCGCCCCAGACTCCCCTCccggccccccagcccctcacagcccctttTTGAGCCCCCGGACCCCGCTCCCGTCCCGTCCCACCTGCGGCTCCCGGCGCCCGTCGCTCCCGGAAGCGCCGCGTGTGGCGCCGACCATGCTGGAGTGGCAGGGCGAGGAGCGGCGTGGGGGCGGCAGCGCCCCCTGGCGGACAGGATGTCCCAGCGCGCCTCCCCGCAGCCGAGGCACATTCAATGGCAAAGTGTTGTTTTAATTAATCAAGTAATTAATTAATCGACAGAGGCGCTTCCCgccctgtgctgtgaggagctgtggAGAACGCACAGTCACGCACTGTAGGACAGATTCTGGGAGCTGACAGAGGAGGGGATGATGAGAGCAGCTCACACTCCCAGAGAGGTGATGCACTGGGAGGGAGATCCTTTTTAAGAGTGAGGTCCTCAAATTCACAGgatcataaaatggtttgggttggaaaggtaccttaaagatcatctagttccaaccccctttCTGTGAGTAGGGACACCCTCAACgtgaccaggctgctcagagcctgaTCCACAACTTCCCAgaacaacctgtgccagtgcctcaccaccctcacaggaagaattttttcattaTATCTAATTTTTCACTCTTGTATGTCACTGCATGTCCATGGGAgatcccagcaggagcctgttGAGGAGGGATGATCCCCCTTTGGGATCGAATGCTGGGGTCAGGCACCCAAGCACAAGAGAacatgctgcagcagcactgttACCATTTATTACATGATTTAAATCCAATACAAAATAGGGACTAAGGGAACAAGAGCGGCTGCCTGCAGCAGAACAGGACTGCTGGCAGGCCTCAGGAGAGGGTATGAGATCCTTTCAGCCCTGTTAGCTGGAGCTGCCCTGTTCTGCCTTCAGCACCTCCGTGGCAGAAGAGTGGGAGTCCTCGTGGGCTGGAGGCATCTCATCTTGGGTCTTCACAGCTTGTGGCTTGGTCAGTGTGGTGTAGATCCCCAGGGCCTGGAGGGAATTACAGAGTCataaggagggaaggaaaagagggGGCCAGGCCGCAGCATGGTGCCCTCTTCACCTCCCTGGAGCAAGATTCACTTGGGTGAGAGCAAGAAgagtttgggctggaaggggccttTAAAGATCCTTTTTCACACCCCTCCAcaccccacactggagcaggttgctGAGAGCCTCTTTCCACCTGATCAGAACACTTTCCAGGACAGGGcatccacagtttctctgggcaaccttgCCAGGGCCTCATTATCCTCatagggaagaatttctttctaaaatcTAATCTCAACCTACTaattcagtttaaagccattcctcaTCCTATCGTCTAAAGCATCTCTGCACCTTCCTTGAGAGCCCCTTCTAGGTACTGGAAAGTATTACAATGTCTCTCTGGAGCCTTttcttccccaggctgaacaatccaaattccctcagcctttcctcacagcagagctgttccatccctctgatcatcttgaTGGTCTCCTCtgtgctggctccagcaggttcctgtccctcctgtgctgggagcccagggctggatgcagtgctccaggtgggtctcagcagagcagagcagaggggcagaatccccaccctgccctgctgcccacggggctctgggtgcagcccaggacacgtggGCTGCACTGACCTGTGCGACCATGTTGGTGACATCGCCGGTGTTGGCGGGCAGCAGAACGGTGTTGGAGTCTTTGGCAATCTTGGAGAAAGCGTTCACGTACTGCTCCGCCACAgacagggaggcagcagcattgccgtgctggggacacagagacaagtcACATGCCACCAACAGCTCATCCCTGCCTGCGTCCCCAGCCCACGCCAGTCCAGCAAAGCCCctcactctctgctgctgccgAAGGTGCCAGGGAGTGTCCAGGAGAAAGCCAGGTGCCACCCTGCACGCAGTTTGACCTCCCCCACTGCCAGCACCAAAGCAGCGGCTGCTCCAGGTAGCCATACTCAcctgctgtgccagagcagctgctaGGAGCTGAATTGCCTCTGCCTTGGCTCTGGCCTTGACCAGCATGGCGTTGGCTTCTCCTGCAATGAACCACAGCAGGGTGCACATCAGTCACAAGAAAGCACTTGCAAGGACCGAATCCCTACCATTTCAGGGAGTGAATCAAGACAATTTCAATGCATGCATGGTTGTCTTTTCCccaacagcagcactgccagggtaGCAACATCAACTGGAGCTGAGCCTGAGGCCCCAGCAGGGAAGGATCAGAGAGGCTGAGGAAGCCTGGCTCACAGTAACACATTCTCTCCCCTGTAGCACCACCCCTCAGTCTAGAGGGCTACAGAAACCCACGCTTTAGCCCCAGGCAGTACCAGCAGCTTTGTTGATTTGTTCGGCCTTCTCAGCTTCTGATGCCAAGATCTGGGCCTGCTTCTGGCCTTCAGCCACATTGATAGCTGATTCCCTTGTCCCCTCTGACTCCAGCACTGTTGCTCGCTTCCGTCGTTCTGCTTCCACCTGGGAACACAGGTCAGACACCAGCctgccatggctgtgctggggaaatccCATCTGTGGGGCAAGGACATGCTCCTCTGTTCTGCTGGGGGAAGCATGGCTTAGCAAAGCATTAAAATACAGCTACAGAACACTGTGTGGTCTCGGGTAAGGTTGGTTCTGCTCCTCATGCCACACAGCCCTTCCAAACCCCATTCCCACCTAAGTTACTTccccctcctccttttccagcccaaatATCTAGGTCCAGCTTTTCTCAAGGGGAGAACTTCAGCTCTGAGATTTGCTTCTCCACAGCGCCCAGTAGGGATTTTAAAGGGACCTGGCAGGGCTTGTTATGTGGCAGGCAGGTGCCACTACTACAAAAATTATGACAGGAGTTACTTAATCAACAGCTGTATGTCTGCAGCCAAAGTGCCCTCCTGATGTAagggctgggtgctgccagctctggacAGGTAACAATAATAAACCATAGCCTgtatcagcaatagtgtggccagcaggaccaggaatGTGATAATGTCcttgtactcagcactggtgaggccacgcTTTGagtcctgtgtccagttctaGGCACCTCAAGagggacattgaggtgctggagcatccACAGAAGAGCAATGGAACTGGGGAAGATttggagcacaagtctgatgaggagccattgagagagctggggttgtttagtcTGGACAAGAGGAGACAAGGTCCTGAGAggagaccttatcactctctacaactacctGGAAGGAGGTTACAGTCACACAGGGGgtggcctcttctcccaggtagtCAGCAACAGGATGAGAGGACATACTCTCAAGGCACAcaaggggaggtttaggttggacattaggaagaacttcttcacagaaagggtgattagACACTGGAATGGGCTACCAGAGAAGTGGCAGTGATACTGTTCATGGAGATGTTTAAGCAAAGACTGGACACTGCACTTGATGCCATGGTCTGGTTGACAAGGTAGCGTTTGATCATAgggtggacttgatgatctgAAGTATTTTCCAACATtactgattctgtgattctgtaatgcAACATGGAAGAGGAGGCTTCCCTCTTGTTCCAGACCTCTCTCCCAGAGAGCCTCACCTGCATCTGCATGGACTCCTTCACACGTGGGGGCACATGAATGTCCTTGATCTCGTAGCGCAGACACCGGATGCCCCAGCAGTCTGAAGCCTGGTTGATGGCATCCACGATGCTGGCATTGAGGGACTCCCGCTCCTGGATGGCACAAAAGAAATGGCAGAGAGCATGAGAGAGGTGTCAGGAAGGAAACAGACACCTCCCTCAGAGGCCAAGctctgccagaaaaaaaaaacacctccaCAGGTTTCAGGAAGCGTTAGCTGCTTCCAGGAGCTGTGGAAGGGGTCACCATCCCTAGGGAGAGCAGCGCTCCACACTGAAGCCTCTAGGATACAACATTTGGTGTACATCTGGATACAAGAGAATGCCACTAACTCCAGTTTCTTCCCAGCAAGTGTAGTACAAGGATTACAGTACCCCTTGACACAGGTCAGGGATATTCATCACTGGGGCTGAGTAAAGAGTCACTGACTCAAGAAAGGCAGCTGGACCAGCTGGGTCTGGACACATACCACCCATCATCCCCTCCAAATAACCCAGGACAGGGCAAAAAATAGCTCCTGTTAAAAAAACAACTGAAAGAAGACCCATCTCCAAGGATTCACCAATAGGTCAACTGAAACAGAAGCCATAAGCTCTCTAAGCAAAGGGCATTTTGATGTTAAGCACATCAGCCCGGCCATGCAGGCtgtcctgggattttgggagacaCTGTCTCCCCGGCTCACCCGGAAGACTCTGTCAAGGGAAAGCTTGCCAAGTTCAGATCTCATGGTAGTCTGGGCCAGCTGGGTCACTGCGTACTCAGGATCTTCCACCCCATAGCTGGCCTGAAGAGCAGAAGCACAAAACAGAGTGGGTAGGGATGCCAAGAGGGACGCTGAACAAGACAGGAGAAACAAACAGCGCTAAAGCAAGAAACCTGCCAGACACCCCTGCTGAAAACACGGAGTCTGGAGCCTTGGGAAGAGTCAGAGTGCTCAGCCCACCTGCCAGGCAGGAcacagagggctggagcacacaTTTTGGGAAGCAGGGAGTGGGCAGAGCCAAGAGAAAGGTGCCCAAGGGGCAGGGATGGTACCTTGTAGGGATCCATAACCCGCAAGTAGAGCACACCATCGATCTGCAGGGTGACGTTATCTGTCAGGAGAGAACAACAGAACCTGTTGACTGAAGCAGCACAAATAAGACACAGAAACCCCCTcttccacagcacagctgggcaggctCATCCTTTTTCACcctgacagagctgcagggcactgAAGAGGATTGGCTGAAATAGATCTTCTTATCTAAAGGCTTTGCAAAAAGGACCTTACGTTCCCTGGACAACACTGTGATGTTTTAATACACAACAGGTCTTGATTTTCCCAACAGAAGCATTTCACACTGTAGCTCTTGTAAATAAAGActtaaggaggaaaaaaccaaaataaaccacTTAAAACTGGAAATATAACAGAGCTGTCCATTAACATCACATCCACTAACCTGTTCTACAATGGTTTTAACAGAAACAGAATTTTCTTTTGTGGTTCAATAcagaaaaacacctgaaaaattTCTGGTAAGGTGCATTCAACTCAGGAagaaggggcagctgcagcccagagagAGCAGATGGAACTTCCTAGGCTGCCCCCACTCACAGCaacagccttccagtacctaaagagGGCTGGAGAGGGCCTTTTCACATGGATATGGAGGAATggaacaagggggaatggcaTTAAGATAATGGAGGACAGACTTAGAGTAGATGTTAGGACAaagttctttactgtgagggtggtgatgcACTGAAGtaagctgcccagagaagctgtggataccgcatccctggaagtgttcaaggccaggctggacagggctttgagcagccCAGCCGAGTGGAATGTGTCCCCTGTCCATGGTATGGGGGCTGGAACGAGACAAATTTAAAAGTCCTTTCTAACCCAAATCATTCAGTGATCTTGTGATTTTATGGCCAAGGGACAGGGCTGAGTGCAGGAGCTTGGGACAATTCCACTCATCCTCATTGTCCCTTGCTCACCCCAGATGCAGCAGAAGGGAAGGGGCAGGACACGGAAGCTGTTCCTCACCCAGTGTGACAGCTGACTGCTCTGGGACATTAATGACgatttctttgagactctggaCATAGCGAATCCGATCCAGGAGAGGGATGAGGAAGTTCAGACCCTGGAAAAGGGTGGGATTAGATGGCTGATAGAGTAGAGAGAGTCATGCAAACAAAGCCCATGCCACACACTGCAAACATGTTTTACACACAAGGAATTTCAGTTACTCAGTGCTTTTAACACCCCACCAAGGAAAATTACTCCACAGGCAGCCAAAAGGATTTCGGCCCGGGAAACTGAGCCCACCACCCCTCTTGGATCCTCGTGCAAAGGACGCGCCTCACTACAGCTTTAGGAACCTGCTGAATCCAGAAGGGGAGAAAAGCTGCTCCTTACAGGCTCGAGGATTCGGTGGAACTTGCCCATCCTCTCCACCACCCAGGCCTCCTGCTGTGGCACAAAGAGCACCCCGATGTTCATGGGCAGCCCGGAGTTCCAGCGGCACGGAGCTGGGGCCAGCCGTGCCGCACGCTTCAGCTGCTGGGAATGCTGAGGGAAGGACACGGAGCAGGGCTGAGACCAGCTGCTGGCACCtcagagcccagctccacaCCTAATACCCCCTCTGGGCTCTGACCAGGAGACCAGGGCAGGAAACAATGCCCCAAACAAGCCTATGCTGTAAgggtgctcccacagggatgagGCCTGGTGGCAGGGGAGTCTTCTCCACTGGTGCAGGGGGCTCACTCCCATGCCAGAGCTTTCTGCACGTCTCCACTCCTCTCTCATCCACCCTGGAGTGGGGAATAAAGCCTCCCTCCAACCATAAGGCCAATGAAGGGGTGTGCATGTGGGTCTCTCCTGCTCCACTCAGCCCCTATAACCCATTCAGGCCCACTCCCCCACCTCCATCCCTGGCCACCCCATTCCAACAACCTGTTCCTCCAAAGTTCTGGGTGCCTCCAGGGCTTCCCACAAAGGGCTATTTTGTCCGAGCATTCCCTCACCCTTCTCCCCATGGACCCTCACTCACACAGCTTCCCTCAACCTCCCCCCATCCCAACCCAGCTCACACCTCCACAGCCCCACACATACACTTCTCCTACAACCCAGACCCACTTCACCACTCCCCATGTTCAGCCACCCCCCTCTGGCCCTCCCCATACCCATTTGTCCACAGCCTCCTTTACAATGCCCTCCCTGTACCCCAATCCCTGCCTAGTTCACCCCCACAATCCCAGCACTTCTgcagacccccaaacccccccataGAGCCCTCTCTCTCAGTCCCCCTCATACCTCGACTTGTCCTCTGCACCCCTCCTCCTCACACCTCcttctctgcccagcccctctccacGCACGGTGTCCCCTAAACCCTCAACACCACCACCCCACTGAACCCCACCTCCTGAGTCACTTCCTCACTCATTTGGCCTCTGCACTACACTCCTCTCCCTCCTTACTCTCTATCCCTGTGCATCCCCCTGCCCACACCCCAGCTCTTCCCAGCCCCAAACACTCCGCCACTGACCAGCCTCCCTCTCTATACCCGTCTGTTCTCTACATCACCTCCCCGCCCTTCACTTCTACTCCTGCCCGGCTCTCCCCAGTCACCCCGCTGCCCCTGCTCAATCCCCAAACGCAGTGCCCACCGCACCGCGCCCCTTCCCccgtccctgcccagctctcccCACCGAGCCCCCACACCGCCAGCCCTTCACCCCAAACACCGACACCGAGCTCCCCCCCGACTCTCTCTCAGCCACCCGTacccatttatttatttcaccCCGCCATACCCACACAGTTCTattcctgcccagctcctcaccaCCACTCCGGCGTCTTCCCGGAGCCCCAACACCACAGACCGCCTCAATCTCCTCAATCTCTCGAAACCCATTTGCCCACAGCCCCCTGTGACCCCGTACCCCCaatccctgcacagctcctcacCTCCTTCTCGGACCCGCGAAACCACCACCGCCACTGAACCCCACCTGCGACTCCCGTGCCCGTCCGTCCTCTGTGTGCCCTCTCACCGCTTTACCCCATCCCCGCCCAGTTCCCCCTCAGCACTTCTCAAACCCCCAACACCACTCCCCTcatgccagtgcccccagtccAATCCCTTCTCCCGGCCCCTCCAGCATCCGCTACCCGGACCTTCTCCACGTGGGCACCCTCGAACGAGGAGTTCTCCCCGTTCCCTCCCCCCCCGCCCTCGTTCCCCGCACCTGCAGCAGCccgaggccgggccgggcccggatCCCCGCCCGCGACAGCATCGccccctccgcccgccccgCTCGGCGCCGCCGCTCCACACTCCCGGAAGGCCCCTGCGCCGCGCCGCTTCCGGCTGCGCCGCCCGGATCGGTCCCTCCGGCTCCTCTGGCCGCGGCCCCCAGTTCCGCCCGCCCGGGTGCCCGCGATTCTGCACCGCCCCCCTCAGGGCGCGGCAGCCCCGGTCTCGTTCTGGAGCTCCAAACGGATGTTTATTAAATTAGAAACGAACACGAAAAGTACCGGCACGGCTTTCGCGAGCTCGCAGGGCCACGGCGAGAGGGCTAGCCCCGGTGACCTGGGGGCGAGGGGGACTCTGGTGTCATGGCAGTCCCCGAGAGCCGCTGGCCAGGGCAATGGGGGAGCGGCCCCTGGTGTGAGGGGGATTCAGATCCACGGCTTGGGGGATCCAGGGCTCCGGTGTGGGGGGGGTTGAGGCCCCCAGTGTGGTATATGGGCAGGTTCAGGCTTCTAACCCCAGCGCAGCAGGGCCGGAGCTGCTCGGCCGcccccgggcagggcagggcaggacctCACCCCCACAGCCCCAATCCCGGCCCATCCCCACACTGAGCCCCCTGCGCTCGGGTCTCAGCCCCAGCGGTGGGAGCTGATGTGCCTGTCCctcttttgttctctctgaCAGAGGGGCTGAGGATCCCCGCAGCCTGGGCTAGCAGGGGAGTCTTGCCGAGACCCTCAGAGGACAGAGAGGTGATACAGACAGGGAATGTGCAAGCTTGTTTTAGCCTtggccctgtccctctgactgCCCCAGTCAGGATTCTTCCAGTCCTGCTCCTGAGTAACCAGCCCAAGTTCCAGAGTCTGATTTCCTCTGTTgcttccccatttccccatttttctaaGCTGGGGCTCCTGACCATCCTCCAGCTCCTGATCACCCCGCCAGCAGTGGGGCTCCTGACCATCCTCCAGCTCCTGATCACCCTGCCAGCAGACCCTGCCCAAAGCTGCCTCCTGCATGGGATTCCATGGGATTCACTCCACACCCACAGACAGTGcaaagttcctttttttttttttttttttttggcaattttCTCAGATTCACAGCTCACGTGCTCTGGAGGCTCTTGCCCAGAGGGCTATCCCCATATTCCTGCAAAGAGCTCCAGGTCCCCATCCACGTGGCAGCTGTGTCTCTTACCTTCAGGAACCTGGCAGTGGCCACTCCCTTGATAGCCACAGGCCTCTTGGGTTCTAGGTTACCCTAAAAGACTCTTCTGAGTCTTTTAGGGTACAGGAGGCACAGGCCTCTCCAAGCTGCTTGGAGTTGGGCGGGCCCTGCAAAGCTGGTTCCAGTGAGTCTCAGCCTGTCAGTGGGCCTTTAATACACCTCTGATCTGGGAGCACTGGGTCACTCTCCCTTCCATCGGCTGAGGCTTCCCTGTCCCTAATCACCCTCACagtccccacagccctgcctgaaCACAGGCAgcctggtgcaggcagggcTGAAGGGAAGAACAAGCACAGCACCTCTGATCCTCTGCACCAGCctcctctgtgctcccagcaaCAATAAATACTAATAAATACAAACTCTTGCACACTTTCTGCTCCCAGACCTGAGGCCAGTGTGGGAGGTCTCACTCTCAGCTCCAGTCCATCTCTTCACTCCCACCCACCCAACCTCAGCCAACAGCCGAGTCTCCAAGctgggagcagtgccagcagaagGCCTGGGCATGTCCctggggtgccagggctgctcctcagcccctgcccctcttggTGAAGTGCCCTGGgtgatcccagccctgctgcagagcgTGGTGTCCGTGCTGGGCGGGAGGGTGGATGATATCTCAAAGCAGTGCTTGGTGGCCCTTTTCTCTCCCCTAagtgctgggctggaggctccCCAGTGGCCCTGGGGGGCAGGGAGTGAAGGAGGTCAGGCCCGGGGTGAGTAGCAGGGGTTCCGCGGCATCTCTGTGAAGGATTTCAGTTCGTAGGGGATCCCCGAATCCACCTCAATCGACTTGCGGGAGAAAAGCAGCCGAATGTCGTCGTGAAGGTAGATCTTCCCTGACTTGGAGCTGTGAAACCTGTGTGGAGACAAGCAGGACAGAGGGACCTCAGGCTCCCCAGGTAAGGGAAGGCCATCCTCAGTGAGGGCACAACCCCCTTGACTACTTTGGCCCCTGGCTAATGTGGGCACCCTCTGATTG
Coding sequences within it:
- the STOML2 gene encoding stomatin-like protein 2, mitochondrial; protein product: MLSRAGIRARPGLGLLQHSQQLKRAARLAPAPCRWNSGLPMNIGVLFVPQQEAWVVERMGKFHRILEPGLNFLIPLLDRIRYVQSLKEIVINVPEQSAVTLDNVTLQIDGVLYLRVMDPYKASYGVEDPEYAVTQLAQTTMRSELGKLSLDRVFRERESLNASIVDAINQASDCWGIRCLRYEIKDIHVPPRVKESMQMQVEAERRKRATVLESEGTRESAINVAEGQKQAQILASEAEKAEQINKAAGEANAMLVKARAKAEAIQLLAAALAQQHGNAAASLSVAEQYVNAFSKIAKDSNTVLLPANTGDVTNMVAQALGIYTTLTKPQAVKTQDEMPPAHEDSHSSATEVLKAEQGSSS